From Balearica regulorum gibbericeps isolate bBalReg1 chromosome 13, bBalReg1.pri, whole genome shotgun sequence, a single genomic window includes:
- the TMEM170A gene encoding transmembrane protein 170A isoform X1 codes for MEGGEPGGGGLLQQILSLRLVPRVGNGTTTYSSPLSTFPEMWYGVFLWALVSSLSFHVPAALLALFTLRHHKYGRFMSVSLLLMGIVGPITAGILTSAAIAGVYRAAGKKMIPFEALILGVGQTFCVVVVSFLRILATL; via the exons ATGGAGGGCGGCgagccgggcggcgggggcctCCTGCAGCAGATCCTCAGCCTCCGCCTGGTGCCCCGCGTGGGCAACGGCACCACCACCTACTCCAGCCCGCTCTCCACCTTCCCAG AGATGTGGTATGGCGTCTTCCTCTGGGCACTGGtgtcctctctctccttccacgTCCCGGCCGCTTTGCTAGCGCTCTTCACGCTCAGGCATCACAAGTACGGCAGGTTCATGTCTGTGAGCCTCCTGCTGATGGGCATCGTGGGACCCATTACCGCCGGCATCCTAACAA GTGCTGCCATTGCTGGAGTTTACAGAGCTGCggggaaaaaaatgattccCTTTGAAGCCCTCATTTTAGGAGTGGGTCAGACATTCTGCGTGGTGGTGGTTTCGTTTCTACGCATTTTAGCCACTCTCTAG
- the TMEM170A gene encoding transmembrane protein 170A isoform X2 — translation MEGGEPGGGGLLQQILSLRLVPRVGNGTTTYSSPLSTFPEMWYGVFLWALVSSLSFHVPAALLALFTLRHHKYGRFMSVSLLLMGIVGPITAGILTSTVLPLLEFTELRGKK, via the exons ATGGAGGGCGGCgagccgggcggcgggggcctCCTGCAGCAGATCCTCAGCCTCCGCCTGGTGCCCCGCGTGGGCAACGGCACCACCACCTACTCCAGCCCGCTCTCCACCTTCCCAG AGATGTGGTATGGCGTCTTCCTCTGGGCACTGGtgtcctctctctccttccacgTCCCGGCCGCTTTGCTAGCGCTCTTCACGCTCAGGCATCACAAGTACGGCAGGTTCATGTCTGTGAGCCTCCTGCTGATGGGCATCGTGGGACCCATTACCGCCGGCATCCTAACAAGTACG GTGCTGCCATTGCTGGAGTTTACAGAGCTGCggggaaaaaaatga